GGTGACCGTGGGCCGCTCGGGAGCGCTGCCCACCAGGGTGTAGCCGGGCTCGGCCGTCGCCCCGCCGTGCTCGACGAGGAGCTCGACGACGCGGTCGGCGGCGACGCCGGGCAGCAGCGGGTCGACGCCGCGCTCGTTGCGCTTGCCGGCCTCGGAGGTCAGCCTGTGGCGTCTGCCGGTGCGGAACATCGAGACGGCGTCCCAGTGGGCCGCCTCGACCAGGATCCGCGTGGTGGTCTCCGACATCTCGGTGGTCGCGCCACCCATCACGCCCGCGAGGCCGATCGGGCCGGAGTCGTCGGTGATGACGAGGTCACCCCCGTTGTCCGTGGAGAGCGTGCGGACGGCACCGTCCAGGGTGGTGAGCTGCTCGCCCTCGTGGGCCCGGCGCACACCGAGCGGCCCGGCGACCTTGTCGGCGTCGTAGCCGTGGATGGGCTGGCCGAGCTCGAGCATGACGTAGTTGGTGACGTCGACGGCCAGCGAGATCGAGCGCATGCCGGCCTGCTCGACGCGACGCCTGATGAAGTCGGGCGTGGGCGCGGCCGGGTCGAAGCCGCTGACCAGCCGTGCGGCGAAGACCGGGCAGCCGGCGGGGTCGTCGACGACGACCTCCCAGGCCTTGCCGTCGACGTCGGGAAGCTCGCGCTCGGCCGGGTCGGCGAACGGCACGTCGAAGCCCAGCGCCGCCTCGCGGGCGACGCCACGCAGCGAGAGGGCGTAGGCGCGGTCGGGGTTGATCTCGAACTCGATGACCTCGTCGTCGAGCCCGAGCAGGCCGAACACGTCGTCGCCGGGGACGCCGGCGTCGGGGGGCAGCACCAGGATGCCGTCGTGATCCTCGCCGATGCCGAGCTCGCGGACCGAGCAGATCATGCCGGCCGAGACGTGGCCGTAGGTCTTGCGCGCGGAGATCGCGAAGCCGCCGGGCAGCACGCCGCCGGGCAGGATGACGACGACCAGGTCGCCGGGCTCGAAGTTGTGGGCGCCGCAGACGATGCCCTGCGGTTCACCCGTGCCGTTGGCGTCACCGACATCGACCGTGCACCAGTTGATGGTCTTGCCGTTCTTCTGCGGCTCCGGCTCCATCGTCAGCACCTTGCCGATGACGAGCGGACCGGTGATGTCGGCGGAGTCGATCGCCTCGAGCTTGAGTCCGAGCGCGGTGAGCCGGTCGGTGAGCACCTCGGTGGTGACCTCGGCGGGCAGGTCGACGAGCTCCCGGATCCAGGAGACAGGGGCCTTCACAGTTCACTCCCGAAAGCAGTGGTGAAGCGCACGTCGCCCTCGAACAGCGTGCGCAGGTCCTCCAGGCCGTGCCGGAACATCAGGGTCCGGTCGATGCCCATGCCGAAGGCGAAGCCCGAGAAGCGCTCGGAGTCGACGCCGCAGGCCTGGAGCACACGCGGGTTGACGATGCCGCAGCCGCCCCACTCGATCCAACCCTCGCCGCGACAGGTCCGGCAGTGCTCGGCGTCGACGCCTCGGCAGACGAAGCAGACCAGGTCGACCTCGGCGCTGGGCTCGGTGAAGGGGAAGTACGACGGCCGGAACCGGGTCGTGATGCCCTCGCCGAACATCTGGCTCGCGAAGTGGTCGAGCGTGCCCTTGAGATGGGCCATCGAGATCCCCTCGTCGATCGCCAGGCCTTCGACCTGGTGGAACATCGGCGAGTGGGTGGCGTCGTACTCGTCGGTGCGGAAGACCCGCCCGGGGCACACGACGTAGATGGGCGCGCCCTCCGCGACGCCGCGGGTGAGCATGGTGCGGGCCTGGACCGGGCTGGTGTGGGTACGCAGCACGACGTGGTGGTCGGCGGGCTCGGTCCAGAAGGTGTCCTGCATGGTCCGCGCCGGGTGGTCCGGACCCAGGTTGAGCGCGTCGAAGTTGAGCCACTCGGCCTCGATGACCGGCCCCTCGGCGACCTCCCAGCCCATCGCGACGAAGATGTCGGCGATCAGCTCGGCGCCGGTGGTGAGCGGGTGCCGGCCACCCAGCACGAGCTCGTCGGTCGGCAGCGTCACGTCGACGGCCTCCTCGACGAGGATCCGCGCCTCGTGCTCCGCCTCGAGCACCTCCTGCCGCGCGGCCAGCGCCTTGCTCACGGCGCCCCGGGCCTGACCGACGCGCTGGCCGGCCTCCTTGCGGGCCTGGGGCGGCAGCGCGCCGATCTCGCGGTTGGCGAGGGCGAGCGGGGAGCGGTCGCCGGCGTGCTCGGAGCGCACCGCCTTCAGCTGCTCCAGGTCGGTGGCGGCGGCGATGGCGGCCAGCGCGGCGTCGCGCGCCGTCTCGAGCTCAGCAGGGCTCACAGCGGCGACCTCCACGGGGTCGTAGTCAGTGTTCGGGCCAGACATATCGGCGCCAGTCTAGGAACCCGGGCCACCCGGGAGCGAACCGGTATTCAGTCCTGGAACGTGTCGGCGATCGCCGTCAGCCGAGCGACGTACGCCGGCCAGTCGACGCCGTCGGGCACGTTGCTCATCGCGGGGCGCAGTCCGGCGGCCCCGTCGTGCTGCTCGCGGAGGATGTCGGCCTGCCCGGCGTGCCGCTGGAGGTCGCACAGGACGTGCACCGCGATGTGGTGCAGCGTGGTCGCGGCGCGCTCCGCGGGCCACCAGGGGACCCGGCCCGGGGTGTCGAGCGGAAGCTCGGCCAGCGCGGCGTCGGCGAACGCTCCGACCCGGCCGTAGAGCGCGACCAGCTCGGCGGCCGGGACGTCGGCGGGCACGGTCCAGTCGGCCTGGGGGTCGGTGTCATAGGCGTCCATCGCGATCACCGCCGGGTGGTCGGGCTCGGGCCAGACCCGGCCGAAGGTGGGCCCGAAGTAGCCGATCTCGACGTTGGCGCAGTGCAGCACCGTGCCGAGGAGCGTGGTGCCGGTCGGCGTGCGGGGCAGCCGCAGCTGCCGCTCCCCCAGCCCTTCGAGCTTCCAGAGCAGTGCCTCCCGGGCGCCGCCGAGATAGCGGCGGAGCACGTCGACGGGCTGGTCGGCCTCCGTCAGCTGCTCGGTCATGGGGTCATGGTGCCACGACGGGCGCGCACGGCCAGGTGGTCACGATCCGCGCGCCGCCGCCCGGGCGATCGTCGACGACGACGTTGCCGCCGTGAACGCGGACGAGGCCGCGGACGATGTAGAGACCGAGGCCCGACCCGCCGCCGGTGCCCTCGGTCCAGAACTTCGTGAAGATCCGCTGCCGCAGTTCCGGCGCGATGCCGGTGCCCTCGTCGGTGACGGTGACGGCCAGGTGGTCGGCGTCGTCGCGCCAGCGGCCGACGTGCATCCGGACGGTCCCGCTGCCGTGGCGCACGGCGTTCTCGACGACGTTCGTGAGGACCTGCATCACCTTGTCGGGGTCGGCGTCGATCGGCGGCAGGTCCGGCTCGATCTCCAGCTCGATCGGCGTGGACGTGACGACGGTGATGGACTCGTGGACCAGCGTGGCCTTGCGGGGGAGGTCGGTCGGTCGGCGGTGGAGCTGGAGCCGGCCGGTGTCGATCCGGGCGACGTCGAGCAACTCGGCGATCAGCCGACTGAGTCGCTCGGCGTCGGCGCTCGCGGTGGTGAGCATGAGCCGCTTCTGCTCGTCGGTCAGCTTGTCCCAGCGGTTGAGGAGGGCCTGCACGAAGCCCTTCACGCCGGTGAGCGGTGAGCGCAGCTCGTGGGCCAGGGTGGCGACCAGGTCGGAGCGGTCCCGATCGAGACGGGCACGGCCGCGACCGGAGCGCAGGTCGACGGCGACGGCGCTGACCGGGCCGTTGCGCTCGGCGCGGTGCAGGCGGGCGGTGACCAGCACCTCGGTGCCGTCGGGGAGCAGCCAGGACTGCTCGGGCACGCCGGTGCGGGTGGACAAGCCGTCGTACGGCGCGTTCGCGTCGTACCACGTCCGCGCGTCGTGATCGGCGAGGGCGAGCACCTCATCGAGCGGGCGGCCGATCAGCTCGGCCGCCGGGCCGAGGCCGAGCATCCTCGCCGCGACCGCGTTGACGGCACTGACCCGTCCGTCGGCACGAGCGACGACGACGCCGTCCGGCAGCAGGTCGAGGGTGTCGTTCACGCCCTCATCATGGCGCGGGCGCTGGCGTAGAGACAGACCGCCGCGGCGGTGGCGAGATTGAGGGACTCGGCGCCACCGAGGATCGGGATGCGGACCCGGTGGTCGGCGAGCGCGGCCAGCTCGCCGGGCAGGCCCCATGCCTCGTTGCCGAACAGCCAGGCCGTCGGACGGGACAGCAGCTCGTCGGCGGCGAACAGGTCGACCTCTCCCCCGCCGTCGGCGGCCAGTACGGTCAGTCCGGATGCCTGGGCCCGACGGACGGCGGTGGCCGGGTCCCGCTCGAGGACGACCGGGAGGTGGAACAGGCTGCCCACGCTGGCCCGGACCGTCTTGGGGTTGTAGGCGTCGACCGAGTCGCCCGCGAGGACGACCGCGTCGGCGCCGGCAGCGTCGCTGGTGCGGATGACGGTGCCGGCATTGCCGGGGTCGCGCACGTCGGCGCAGATCGTCAGCAGCCGCGGACCCGCCGGGATTCGCCCGTCGAGGAAGGCGCACACGGCCACGAGGCCGGCCGGGTTGACACTGTCGCTCAGGCCGCTCATCGCCCGGTCGTCGACGAGGGTGACCGGTGCGGCGCCGAGCAGGTCGGCGTACTCGGCGGCGGCGACGGGGGTCGCGAAGACCTCCACGACGCATCCCGGCACGGCGAGGGCGCCCTCGACGGCCTTCGGGCCGTCGGCAAGGAAACACCGCCGCTCGGAACGAGCCGAGCGGCGGTGCAGCTTGCGTGCTTCCTTGACGCGGGTGTTGCCCGCGGTCAGAGGAGTCATGCCCAGGGTCCGAGGATCAGGCGGAGACCTGGTCAGACTCGCGAGGCGCGTTGACGTCCTCGGGCAGCGCGGCCTTGGCCTGCGCCACGATCGCGGAGAACGCGGCCGGGTCGTTGACCGCGAGGTCGGCGAGGATCTTGCGGTCGACCTCGATGCCGGCCAGGTTGAGGCCCTGGATGAAGCGGTTGTAGGTCAGGCCCTCGGCGCGGGCGGCCGCGTTGATCCGCTGGATCCACAGGCGGCGGAAGTTGCCCTTGTTCTTCTTGCGGTCGTTGTAGCTGTAGACCAGGGAGTGGGTGACCTGCTCCTTGGCCTTGCGGTACAGCCGCGAACGCTGGCCGCGGTAGCCGCTGGCCCGCTCGAGGGTGGTACGACGCTTCTTCGCCGCGTTCACTGCGCGCTTGACGCGTGCCATCTTCTAACTCCTTGTTGCTTAGCTCAGGTGCGGACGACGGCCGGTCAGAGACCGAGCATCTTCTTCGCGCGCGGGACGTCGTTCTTGGCGACCTCGACCGTGCCGGTCAGGCGACGGGTGACCTTGGAGGCCTTCTTCTCGAGGTTGTGGCGCTTGCCGGCCTTCTCGCGCAGGATCTTGCCGCTGCCCGTGACCTTGAACCGCTTGCTGGCACCGGAGTGCGTCTTGTTCTTCGGCATCTCGTCTCTTCCTATCTTCGAGTCAGTCTCAGGCGTCGATCTCGGGATCGAGGTTCTCCGAGCGACCCCGCTCCTTCTTCTGCGCGGCCGGCTTCTGGGCGACCCGCTCGGCCTGCGCGGCGGCGTCGGCGGCGGCCTCCGCCTCGCGCTCGGCGCGACGCTCCTCCTTGGCCGCCTTCACCTCGGCCTTGGCCTCGGCCTTCTTCTTGTGCGGCCCGATGACCATGGTCATGTTGCGGCCGTCCTGCTTGGGGTTGGACTCCACGAAGCCCAGCTCCTGCACATCCTCGGCCAGCTTCTGCAGCAGGCGGTAGCCCAGCTCGGGGCGGTGCTGCTCCCGACCACGGAACATGATCGTGATCTTGACCTTGTCGCCGGCCTTGAGGAAGCGAACGACGTGACCCTTCTTGGTCTCGTAGTCGTGCGCGTCGATCTTCGGCCGGAGCTTCATCTCCTTGATGATGACGTTGGTCTGGTTCCGTCGCGCCTCACGGGCCTTCTGGGCGTTCTCGTACTTGAACTTCCCGTAGTCCATGAGCTTGCAGACAGGGGGCTTCCCCATCGGCGCGATCTCCACCAGGTCCAGGTCGGCCTCCTGCGCGAGCTTGAGTGCCTGGTCGGTGGGGACGATGCCGACGGTCTCTCCGTTGGGTCCCACGAGCCGGACCTCGGGTACCCGGATCCGCTCGTTGATGCGCAGCTCGGTGCTGATAAGTCCTCCAAACTCGGTCGGTCGGGAGGTCTTCGGCCGTGCAAATGAGAAGAGGCTCCCGCTAGTCCAAGCGGAAGCCAGTCGCGAGCCCCGGGACCCCGGTGTCGTCGTACGACGGCCCCGGGCGGGGCTCTCCACGGACCGGACCCGACGACCTGGCGGTCGCTGCGGGTGGGAGACGATGGTGCTGGTCCCCGCTTGTGGATCCGTCATCCCCACTCACGCAGGCATGACGGATCGGTCAACGCAGGATGCTACCCGGATTGTTCCCGCGCGTCCTAATCCCCGGCACCCAGCCAACCCCAGCCGCCGTCCTCGATCCGGACGGGGGTCCACCGGGCCGCGACCCGGTGGAGGTCGTCGTCGGCGAGGACGAAGGGGTGCGGGCCGGCGACATCGACGACGAGCGCGTGGGCGCCCTCCTGGACGGCGGTGGCGGCGGCGAGGTGGGCCGCGACCGGGACCGGGCGGGCCTGGGGGTCCCAGGCGGCCAGGGCGGCGGTGTCGGTGAAGGCGAGCAGCGCCATCCGGCCGTCGGCACCGGTCAGCAGGACCGCCGCCATGTCGCTGGACTTGTCGCGGGCCAGGCCGTCCGCGCCGATCTCGGCCTCCCCGAGGATCGCGACGACCGGGACCAGGAGCCGCGCCGGACCGAGCACGGCCAGCACCTCGGGGTACGACGCCGCGCCGTCGTCGTAGGCGCGGAGGGCACGCGCCAGGGCGGCGTCGGCGGCGCCGACGTCGTCGACGTACTCCGAGCCCTGCAGGCGGCGGGCGTCGGGACGCTCCTTCGGCGATGCGCTCACCGGTCGATCATCCCATCCGTGGAACGATGGCGTCGTGCAGCACCAGTCCTCCATCGCGCGCAACCGGCTCGCCGCGCGCCTGCGCGAGGCCGCCGCGGCCTGGCCGGAGCCCTTGTCCACCCCGGTCTTCGTGGTCGACCTCGACGCCTTCGACGCCAACGCCGCCGATCTCGCCCGCCGGGCGGGCGGCACGCCGATCCGGGTCGCCTCCAAGTCGATCCGGGTCCCGTCCCTGGTCGGGCGTGCCCTGGCCGCCGACGGGTTCGCCGGCGTGTTGGCCTACACCCTCGCCGAGGCGCTGTGGCTGGCCGAGCAGGACGTCTGCGACGACATCGTGGTGGCCTATCCGAGCGTCGACCGCACCGCACTGTCGGCGCTGGTCGCCTCGCCGCGGTCCGCGTCGCGGGTGACGATCATGGTCGACGACCTCGCCCACCTCGATCTGGTCGACAGCCTGCGGGCCTCGACAGCCGTGCCGGTCCGGGTGGCGATCGACGTCGACGCCGGGCTGCGCTGGGGCGGCCAGGCCGTCGGCCCGAAGCGCTCGCCGTTGTACGACGTCGGCGCGGTGACGGCGCTGGCCCGCGCGGTCGTCGAGCGCCCCGGGTTCCAGCTGGTCGGCGTGATGACCTACGAGGGCCAGGTGGCCGGTGTCCCGGACGCCGTGCCGCACCAGCGCGCGAAGTCGGCGATCGTGCGCAGGCTGAAGCGGCTCTCGGTCGCCCAGCTCCAGGTCCGGCGTACCGCCGTCGCCGAGGCGCTGGCCGCGCTCGAGGGGCGGGGCGAGTTCGCGGGACTGGAGTTCTGGAACGCCGGCGGGTCCGGCTCGATCGAGTCCTCGGCCGCCGACCCCGTCGTCACCGAGGTGACCGCCGGCTCCGGCCTGCTCGCGCCGACGCTGTTCGACCACTACGAGGTCTTCTCCCCCACCCCGGCCGCCTTCTTCGGGCTGCCGGTCACCCGGCGGCCGTCGGCGACCGTGGCGACGGTGCACGGCGGCGGGCTGATCGCCTCCGGTCCGACCGGGGCCGATCGGGCGCCGACGCCGTGGGCACCGGCCGGCCTCGCCCTCACCGGGCTCGAGGGCGCAGGCGAGGTGCAGACCCCGCTCGTCGGTGCCGCCGCGGCCGCGCTCGCGATCGGCGACCTGGTGTGGTTCCGGCACGCGAAGTCCGGTGAGCCCTTCGAGCACGGGCGCCGCGTGCTGCTGCTCCAGGGCGACCGGTTCGTCGAGGAGGTCGCGACCTACCGTGGCCACGGCCTCGCCTTCTGACCTCGCCGCCCAGGTCCTGGCCACCGCCTTCGCGCGACCACCGACGCTGGGCGACGGCCGCCTGGTGTGCATCGACGGCCTGGCCGGGTCGGGCAAGACCACCCTCGCGCGCGGACTGGCCGCACTGGCGCCCGAGGCGGTCGTGCTCGGCACCGACGAGATGCTCGAGGGCTGGCGGGGGCTCCCGGGTCTCGGCGCCTCCGTCGAGGCGCTGCTGCGACCGCTGGCCGCCGGACGTCCCGGCCGCTGGCGCCGCTGGGACTGGTACGCCGACGCCTGGGCCGAGACCCGGACCGTCGATCCGGGTCCGCTGCTAGTGCTCGAGGGCGTCGGCAGCGCCGCGGCGGCGTACGACGAGCTGGTGACCCTGCTGGTCTGGGTGGAGGCGGACCGCGACGTCCGCCTGGCCCGCTGGCTGGAACGCGACGGCGAGGGCATGCGGCCGCACTGGGACGCGTGGCTGGCCGATGAGGAGGCACTGCACGCGCGGGAGGGGACCCGGGACCGGGCGGACCTGGTCGTGCGGACCTGAGCACCGCACGGCGCCTAGGCTGGCCGCCGTGACCGCACCCACCGGCGAGCAGCACGTCCTCACCTCCCACGGCTACCGCGCCGTCGTCACCCAGGGCAGCGGAGCACTGCGGTCCCTGACCCACGACGGGCGCGACCTCGTCGACGGGTTCGCCGAGGATGCGATGCCCTCGGGCGGGCGCGGGCAGCTGCTGGTGCCGTGGCCGAACCGGATCCGGGACGGGCGCTACTCCTTCGGGGGCGCGGCGCACCAGCTCGCGCTGACCGAGCCGAAGCGTGGGAACGCCTCGCACGGGCTGGTCCGGTGGGCGTCGTGGACGCTGGCGGCGGCCGGGCCCGACCGGGTCGAGCTGTCCTACTTCCTGCCTGCGCAGACCGGCTACCCCTGGGCGCTGGCGCTGACGACGACCTATGCGCTGGGCGCGGACGGCCTGACGGTGACCCAGGCGGCGACGAACCTCGCCGCCACGGCGGCGCCGTACGCGTCCGGGGCGCACCCGTACCTCCTCGCCGGGCCTGGTCCGTGTGACGAGTGGGTGCTCGAGGTCTCGGCGGAGACCTACCTGCGCACCGATCCCGAGCGGCTGCTC
This region of Nocardioides sp. L-11A genomic DNA includes:
- a CDS encoding RNA methyltransferase; amino-acid sequence: MTPLTAGNTRVKEARKLHRRSARSERRCFLADGPKAVEGALAVPGCVVEVFATPVAAAEYADLLGAAPVTLVDDRAMSGLSDSVNPAGLVAVCAFLDGRIPAGPRLLTICADVRDPGNAGTVIRTSDAAGADAVVLAGDSVDAYNPKTVRASVGSLFHLPVVLERDPATAVRRAQASGLTVLAADGGGEVDLFAADELLSRPTAWLFGNEAWGLPGELAALADHRVRIPILGGAESLNLATAAAVCLYASARAMMRA
- the infC gene encoding translation initiation factor IF-3 yields the protein MSTELRINERIRVPEVRLVGPNGETVGIVPTDQALKLAQEADLDLVEIAPMGKPPVCKLMDYGKFKYENAQKAREARRNQTNVIIKEMKLRPKIDAHDYETKKGHVVRFLKAGDKVKITIMFRGREQHRPELGYRLLQKLAEDVQELGFVESNPKQDGRNMTMVIGPHKKKAEAKAEVKAAKEERRAEREAEAAADAAAQAERVAQKPAAQKKERGRSENLDPEIDA
- the rplT gene encoding 50S ribosomal protein L20, which encodes MARVKRAVNAAKKRRTTLERASGYRGQRSRLYRKAKEQVTHSLVYSYNDRKKNKGNFRRLWIQRINAAARAEGLTYNRFIQGLNLAGIEVDRKILADLAVNDPAAFSAIVAQAKAALPEDVNAPRESDQVSA
- a CDS encoding DinB family protein, producing MTEQLTEADQPVDVLRRYLGGAREALLWKLEGLGERQLRLPRTPTGTTLLGTVLHCANVEIGYFGPTFGRVWPEPDHPAVIAMDAYDTDPQADWTVPADVPAAELVALYGRVGAFADAALAELPLDTPGRVPWWPAERAATTLHHIAVHVLCDLQRHAGQADILREQHDGAAGLRPAMSNVPDGVDWPAYVARLTAIADTFQD
- the pheT gene encoding phenylalanine--tRNA ligase subunit beta; the protein is MKAPVSWIRELVDLPAEVTTEVLTDRLTALGLKLEAIDSADITGPLVIGKVLTMEPEPQKNGKTINWCTVDVGDANGTGEPQGIVCGAHNFEPGDLVVVILPGGVLPGGFAISARKTYGHVSAGMICSVRELGIGEDHDGILVLPPDAGVPGDDVFGLLGLDDEVIEFEINPDRAYALSLRGVAREAALGFDVPFADPAERELPDVDGKAWEVVVDDPAGCPVFAARLVSGFDPAAPTPDFIRRRVEQAGMRSISLAVDVTNYVMLELGQPIHGYDADKVAGPLGVRRAHEGEQLTTLDGAVRTLSTDNGGDLVITDDSGPIGLAGVMGGATTEMSETTTRILVEAAHWDAVSMFRTGRRHRLTSEAGKRNERGVDPLLPGVAADRVVELLVEHGGATAEPGYTLVGSAPERPTVTIATDLPARLSGIDITAMTTVESLRAIGAAVVEQDADTIEVTPPTWRPDINDPYDLVEEVVRIVGYDQVPSVLPRRATGRGLTRTQRLRRRVGRTLAGAGLVEVVSFPFVGEATFDKLGLSADDPLRATVGLANPLSSEEPAYTTTLLPGLLEAASRNVGRGAPGVALFETGTVAFPADNGPAPIYGVHTRPTEAELEKLVEALPVQPQHVAVVLAGERRRAGWWGPGADAGWSDALAVVRRLAADLGVGIDVASAARMPWHPGRCALVSVDGVQLGHAGELHPSVCAAYGLPARSAAVELDLDALMAAAADVISGPEFSTMPVAKEDVALVVDAGVTVAAVEAALREGAGELLESIRLFDVYTGEQIGAGQKSLAFALRFRAPDRTLTEAETGAARDAAVARAAELTGAVQR
- a CDS encoding amino acid deaminase/aldolase, giving the protein MQHQSSIARNRLAARLREAAAAWPEPLSTPVFVVDLDAFDANAADLARRAGGTPIRVASKSIRVPSLVGRALAADGFAGVLAYTLAEALWLAEQDVCDDIVVAYPSVDRTALSALVASPRSASRVTIMVDDLAHLDLVDSLRASTAVPVRVAIDVDAGLRWGGQAVGPKRSPLYDVGAVTALARAVVERPGFQLVGVMTYEGQVAGVPDAVPHQRAKSAIVRRLKRLSVAQLQVRRTAVAEALAALEGRGEFAGLEFWNAGGSGSIESSAADPVVTEVTAGSGLLAPTLFDHYEVFSPTPAAFFGLPVTRRPSATVATVHGGGLIASGPTGADRAPTPWAPAGLALTGLEGAGEVQTPLVGAAAAALAIGDLVWFRHAKSGEPFEHGRRVLLLQGDRFVEEVATYRGHGLAF
- the pheS gene encoding phenylalanine--tRNA ligase subunit alpha translates to MSGPNTDYDPVEVAAVSPAELETARDAALAAIAAATDLEQLKAVRSEHAGDRSPLALANREIGALPPQARKEAGQRVGQARGAVSKALAARQEVLEAEHEARILVEEAVDVTLPTDELVLGGRHPLTTGAELIADIFVAMGWEVAEGPVIEAEWLNFDALNLGPDHPARTMQDTFWTEPADHHVVLRTHTSPVQARTMLTRGVAEGAPIYVVCPGRVFRTDEYDATHSPMFHQVEGLAIDEGISMAHLKGTLDHFASQMFGEGITTRFRPSYFPFTEPSAEVDLVCFVCRGVDAEHCRTCRGEGWIEWGGCGIVNPRVLQACGVDSERFSGFAFGMGIDRTLMFRHGLEDLRTLFEGDVRFTTAFGSEL
- the rpmI gene encoding 50S ribosomal protein L35 → MPKNKTHSGASKRFKVTGSGKILREKAGKRHNLEKKASKVTRRLTGTVEVAKNDVPRAKKMLGL
- a CDS encoding SseB family protein, coding for MSASPKERPDARRLQGSEYVDDVGAADAALARALRAYDDGAASYPEVLAVLGPARLLVPVVAILGEAEIGADGLARDKSSDMAAVLLTGADGRMALLAFTDTAALAAWDPQARPVPVAAHLAAATAVQEGAHALVVDVAGPHPFVLADDDLHRVAARWTPVRIEDGGWGWLGAGD
- a CDS encoding 4-amino-4-deoxy-L-arabinose transferase, translating into MATASPSDLAAQVLATAFARPPTLGDGRLVCIDGLAGSGKTTLARGLAALAPEAVVLGTDEMLEGWRGLPGLGASVEALLRPLAAGRPGRWRRWDWYADAWAETRTVDPGPLLVLEGVGSAAAAYDELVTLLVWVEADRDVRLARWLERDGEGMRPHWDAWLADEEALHAREGTRDRADLVVRT
- a CDS encoding ATP-binding protein, with the translated sequence MNDTLDLLPDGVVVARADGRVSAVNAVAARMLGLGPAAELIGRPLDEVLALADHDARTWYDANAPYDGLSTRTGVPEQSWLLPDGTEVLVTARLHRAERNGPVSAVAVDLRSGRGRARLDRDRSDLVATLAHELRSPLTGVKGFVQALLNRWDKLTDEQKRLMLTTASADAERLSRLIAELLDVARIDTGRLQLHRRPTDLPRKATLVHESITVVTSTPIELEIEPDLPPIDADPDKVMQVLTNVVENAVRHGSGTVRMHVGRWRDDADHLAVTVTDEGTGIAPELRQRIFTKFWTEGTGGGSGLGLYIVRGLVRVHGGNVVVDDRPGGGARIVTTWPCAPVVAP
- a CDS encoding aldose 1-epimerase family protein, producing the protein MTAPTGEQHVLTSHGYRAVVTQGSGALRSLTHDGRDLVDGFAEDAMPSGGRGQLLVPWPNRIRDGRYSFGGAAHQLALTEPKRGNASHGLVRWASWTLAAAGPDRVELSYFLPAQTGYPWALALTTTYALGADGLTVTQAATNLAATAAPYASGAHPYLLAGPGPCDEWVLEVSAETYLRTDPERLLPVGRGPIQEIHLDPGVAEPIGASVLNHALTDLARDADGRATVLLRTDDGDGVALWVDEHHRWLQVYTGDDTPTPRVSVAVEPMTAPPDAFNSGDDLVVLAPGERFAASWGIRAR